From one Sulfuricurvum sp. IAE1 genomic stretch:
- the nhaA gene encoding Na+/H+ antiporter NhaA, with amino-acid sequence MLRTPLLNFLKLDAATGILLVAATVLAMMMANSPLQSFYASLTSLPVSVSVGSFVIAKPLLLWINDGLMAVFFFMVGLEIKREALEGSLRDPKAIAVPAFAALGGMMVPSAIYAWFNWDNPTALQGWAIPSATDIAFALGILTLLGNRVPKGLKLFLLALAIIDDLGAIVIIALFYTSDLSAVSLFIAAAMIAVLIAMNVRGVVNNAAYILVGTVLWIAVLKSGVHATLAGVILGLLIPLKNNQASFHALEHSLHVPVSFVILPLFAFANTGIAFAGVSASDFFDEVTLGIALGLFFGKQIGVFVFSYLAVRMGFGSLPAGVDWKRLYGVSILSGIGFTMSLFIGSLAFEDARACGAGVCDERLGILIGSFFSGVLGYAFLRRVMRPRGV; translated from the coding sequence ATGCTTCGGACACCGTTATTGAATTTTTTGAAGCTCGATGCGGCAACGGGTATTTTGCTGGTGGCCGCGACCGTCTTGGCGATGATGATGGCCAACAGCCCGTTACAATCATTTTATGCATCCCTGACGTCCCTTCCGGTCTCTGTGAGCGTCGGCTCATTTGTCATCGCCAAACCGCTCCTGCTGTGGATCAACGACGGTTTGATGGCCGTGTTTTTCTTTATGGTGGGATTGGAAATCAAACGTGAAGCCCTTGAGGGATCGCTGCGCGATCCCAAAGCGATAGCCGTTCCGGCGTTTGCGGCCTTGGGAGGAATGATGGTTCCCTCGGCGATTTATGCGTGGTTCAACTGGGACAATCCTACGGCGCTGCAAGGATGGGCGATCCCCTCGGCGACCGATATCGCCTTTGCGCTGGGGATTCTGACATTGCTGGGGAACCGCGTTCCCAAAGGGCTCAAGCTGTTTTTGCTGGCGCTGGCGATTATCGACGATTTGGGGGCGATCGTCATCATCGCCCTTTTTTACACGTCTGATCTTTCGGCGGTGTCGCTCTTCATCGCCGCGGCGATGATCGCCGTTTTGATTGCGATGAACGTCCGCGGAGTGGTCAATAACGCCGCGTATATTTTAGTCGGGACCGTTTTGTGGATCGCAGTATTGAAATCGGGGGTCCACGCGACGCTTGCGGGAGTGATCCTGGGGCTGTTGATCCCTTTGAAAAACAACCAGGCCTCTTTCCATGCGCTGGAACACTCGCTGCATGTGCCGGTCAGTTTCGTGATCCTTCCACTGTTTGCGTTTGCGAATACCGGTATCGCCTTTGCCGGGGTGTCGGCAAGCGATTTTTTCGATGAAGTGACGCTGGGGATCGCTTTGGGACTTTTTTTCGGCAAACAGATCGGCGTTTTTGTTTTCAGTTATCTGGCCGTGCGGATGGGGTTCGGAAGTCTCCCGGCAGGAGTCGACTGGAAGCGGTTGTACGGGGTTTCGATATTGAGCGGGATCGGGTTTACGATGTCTTTGTTCATCGGCTCTTTGGCATTTGAAGACGCCAGAGCCTGCGGTGCGGGAGTATGTGACGAACGGCTGGGAATTTTGATCGGATCATTTTTTTCCGGCGTATTGGGCTACGCGTTTTTGCGCCGCGTTATGCGTCCCCGGGGCGTGTAA
- the mtgA gene encoding monofunctional biosynthetic peptidoglycan transglycosylase: protein MNKSLLKKIILLLAAGGIIDIGRYAFYPDVSELIEERPVPTAFMEYRQEQWAEENREKEIRHKWVTLSQISPNVVKAVLIAEDDKFWNHDGFDVGGMEQAIERSLEKGTVAGGSTISQQLSKNLYLSPSKNPVRKIKEAIITWRIENTLSKRRILEIYLNVAEWGDGIFGIEAAARHYYGKSAKRLSGREAARLAAVLPNPIKYDPTGNQKYVKNRARIIYKIMQRRGVVIPSYDEVMAPPKEASEPLGESSEGNGSVLELFGESGQNVPETLEQPSASEQTGEANASAPF, encoded by the coding sequence ATGAACAAAAGCCTCCTTAAAAAAATTATCCTGCTGCTGGCGGCGGGCGGTATCATCGATATCGGGCGCTACGCCTTTTATCCGGATGTTTCGGAGCTCATAGAGGAGCGTCCGGTTCCAACAGCGTTCATGGAATACCGGCAGGAACAGTGGGCCGAAGAGAACCGTGAGAAAGAGATACGACACAAATGGGTCACCCTTTCGCAGATCTCTCCCAACGTCGTCAAAGCGGTCTTGATCGCCGAAGACGACAAATTCTGGAACCACGACGGATTCGATGTCGGGGGGATGGAGCAGGCGATCGAGCGGAGCCTTGAAAAAGGGACGGTGGCGGGGGGAAGCACCATCAGCCAGCAGCTCTCCAAAAATCTCTACCTCTCCCCCAGCAAAAACCCGGTGCGCAAAATCAAAGAGGCGATCATAACCTGGCGTATCGAAAATACCCTCTCCAAACGGCGCATCCTCGAAATCTATCTCAACGTTGCCGAATGGGGAGACGGAATTTTCGGGATCGAAGCGGCCGCGCGCCATTATTACGGCAAAAGCGCGAAACGGCTCAGCGGACGGGAAGCGGCACGGTTGGCCGCGGTGCTTCCCAACCCGATCAAATACGATCCCACGGGAAACCAGAAATACGTCAAGAACCGTGCCCGTATCATCTACAAGATCATGCAGCGCCGCGGCGTCGTGATCCCCTCCTACGACGAGGTGATGGCCCCGCCCAAAGAGGCTTCCGAACCCCTCGGCGAATCGAGCGAAGGGAACGGCAGCGTTCTTGAACTGTTCGGGGAGAGCGGCCAAAACGTCCCTGAAACGCTCGAGCAGCCCTCTGCTTCAGAGCAAACCGGCGAGGCGAACGCTTCAGCGCCCTTTTAA
- a CDS encoding trimeric intracellular cation channel family protein, whose translation MSDFNLVVAADILGITAFALSGFLVGVRNNLDLLGIIIAASLTALGGGVVRDVILDRTPFAFNEYYPAVTVIATIAFAFIFRLYHREQIERQWLFVISDTIGLVAFSITGALLAIQADFNFFGVMILSFLTAVGGGVLRDTMINQVPSVLISDFYGSIALIVSILLLLLAVFGALNTPGVAVVAALAVGLRLLAYTKRWHLPTLERR comes from the coding sequence ATGTCTGATTTCAATCTTGTCGTCGCCGCCGATATTCTCGGAATCACGGCATTCGCCCTCAGCGGCTTTCTCGTAGGGGTGCGGAACAATCTTGATCTGCTTGGGATCATCATCGCCGCTTCGCTCACCGCGCTGGGAGGCGGTGTGGTGCGCGACGTCATCCTCGACCGGACTCCGTTTGCGTTCAACGAATACTATCCCGCCGTCACGGTCATCGCGACGATTGCGTTTGCGTTTATCTTTCGCCTCTATCACCGCGAACAGATCGAACGCCAATGGCTCTTCGTCATCAGCGATACGATCGGTCTGGTGGCGTTTAGCATTACCGGCGCGCTACTGGCAATCCAGGCCGACTTCAACTTTTTCGGGGTGATGATCCTCAGCTTCCTCACCGCCGTGGGTGGAGGCGTTCTGCGCGATACAATGATCAACCAGGTCCCCTCCGTCCTCATCAGCGATTTTTACGGTTCCATCGCCCTGATCGTCTCGATCCTGCTGCTCCTGCTTGCAGTCTTCGGAGCACTAAATACTCCCGGCGTTGCCGTGGTTGCGGCGCTTGCGGTGGGATTGCGCCTGCTGGCCTATACCAAACGATGGCATCTTCCGACACTGGAGAGACGATGA